Proteins found in one Microtus ochrogaster isolate Prairie Vole_2 unplaced genomic scaffold, MicOch1.0 UNK48, whole genome shotgun sequence genomic segment:
- the Sppl2c gene encoding LOW QUALITY PROTEIN: signal peptide peptidase-like 2C (The sequence of the model RefSeq protein was modified relative to this genomic sequence to represent the inferred CDS: substituted 1 base at 1 genomic stop codon) encodes MACLGSLLPVGSLLLLLLLSPETWGEYGVVRVVSKNWSKDYCVLYSSDYVTLPRDLHHAPFLPLYDGTKTPWCPDEDSFHQAQDISPRQQPFHQTATMVMRGNCSFYAKGWLTQSQGAHGLLIVSRAGDQQCSDPISKPQDPSKPRPALTTPVAVLRYTDMLDILSHTYGDTNVRVAMYAPPEPIIDYNMAVIFILAVGTVAAGGYWAGLMEADRLQRRQARGGGDLGGHNQPRVVRAQRFQRTWEEEEDDDVPVDFTPAMTGAVVAMSCSIMILLYFFYDCFVYVMIGIFGLGATTGLYSCLAPIVRHLPIWQNQRALPGHRTYLKLPLLLLAGLSSMVTLLWVVYRNEDCWAWLLQDTLGVAYCLFVLRRVRLPTLKNCTSFLLALLAFDVFFVFVTPLLTKTGESIMVEVASGPADSSSYERLPMVLKVPRLRFSALTLCDQPFSILGFGDIIVPGFLVAYCHRFDVXIHSRQVYYIACTVAYAVGLLVTFIAMVLMEMGQPALLYLVSSTLLTSLAVAACRQELTLFWTGQGRAKIPAGPVAEPCIASGVGSKLKLEGVADSHRANRFEEATDQDSNPEDDMSEMVILSEDEATSPEGHSESSEGWSDANLDPDELSPGSPMALEELMPLAMLTPLIPPMPPPSELGHIHTQAQAHDASLPWVGLHKRKGLKVKKSMSTQAPL; translated from the coding sequence ATGGCGTGCCTGGGTTCCCTCCTCCCCGTGGGctcgctcctcctcctcctcctcctcagccctgAGACCTGGGGAGAATACGGTGTAGTCCGCGTCGTGTCAAAGAACTGGAGCAAGGACTACTGTGTCCTGTATAGCTCCGACTACGTCACCCTGCCCCGGGACCTGCACCACGCCCCATTCCTGCCTCTGTACGACGGCACCAAGACACCATGGTGTCCAGATGAGGACTCCTTCCACCAGGCCCAGGACATCTCCCCCAGGCAGCAACCCTTTCACCAGACTGCTACCATGGTGATGCGTGGCAACTGCAGCTTCTATGCCAAGGGATGGCTGACTCAGAGCCAAGGTGCCCACGGGCTGCTCATTGTGAGCCGGGCCGGCGATCAACAGTGTTCAGACCCCATCTCAAAGCCCCAGGACCCCAGCAAACCCCGGCCTGCTCTCACCACCCCAGTGGCTGTGCTCCGTTACACCGACATGCTGGACATCCTCAGTCACACCTACGGTGACACCAACGTCCGGGTGGCCATGTATGCTCCCCCAGAGCCCATCATTGACTATAACATGGCAGTTATCTTCATACTGGCTGTGGGCACTGTTGCCGCGGGTGGCTACTGGGCTGGCCTGATGGAAGCAGATCGGCTGCAGAGGCGCCAGGCCCGAGGAGGAGGGGACCTTGGTGGTCACAATCAGCCACGAGTAGTAAGAGCCCAGaggttccagaggacctgggaagaggaagaggacgaCGATGTGCCTGTGGATTTCACACCGGCCATGACAGGCGCTGTGGTCGCCATGTCCTGTTCCATCATGATTCTGCTCTACTTCTTCTACGACTGCTTTGTCTACGTCATGATTGGAATCTTTGGTCTGGGTGCCACTACTGGCCTCTACAGCTGCCTGGCACCCATAGTCCGCCACCTGCCCATATGGCAAAACCAGCGGGCACTGCCTGGCCACCGGACTTATCTGAAGTTGCCATTATTACTGCTGGCAGGCCTGAGTTCCATGGTGACTCTTCTCTGGGTTGTCTACCGCAATGAGGACTGTTGGGCTTGGCTCCTGCAGGACACCTTGGGTGTTGCCTACTGCCTTTTTGTCCTGAGGCGGGTGCGGCTGCCCACGCTCAAGAACTGCACCTCATTCCTGCTGGCCCTGCTGGCCTTCGATGTCTTCTTCGTCTTTGTCACGCCCCTCCTCACCAAGACCGGGGAGAGCATCATGGTGGAGGTCGCATCAGGCCCGGCAGATTCTTCAAGCTATGAGAGGCTCCCCATGGTGCTCAAAGTGCCCCGACTGAGATTCTCAGCCTTGACGTTGTGTGACCAGCCTTTCTCCATCCTTGGCTTTGGTGACATTATTGTCCCTGGCTTCCTGGTGGCCTACTGTCATCGCTTTGATGTGTAAATCCACTCTCGCCAGGTCTACTATATTGCCTGTACGGTGGCCTATGCCGTAGGCCTGCTGGTCACCTTCATCGCCATGGTCCTCATGGAGATGGGTCAGCCTGCACTGCTGTACTTAGTGTCCAGCACCCTGCTCACTAGCCTTGCTGTGGCTGCCTGCCGCCAAGAGCTTACCCTTTTCTGGACTGGCCAGGGCAGAGCTAAGATACCTGCTGGGCCTGTGGCAGAGCCCTGCATTGCTTCTGGGGTAGGCTCCAAGCTCAAGCTGGAGGGCGTGGCAGATTCTCACAGAGCCAACAGGTTTGAGGAGGCCACTGACCAAGACAGCAACCCTGAGGATGACATGTCAGAGATGGTCATCCTATCGGAGGACGAAGCCACAAGTCCAGAGGGCCACAGTGAGAGCTCCGAGGGCTGGAGCGATGCCAACTTGGATCCTGATGAGCTGTCCCCTGGCTCCCCCATGGCCCTGGAGGAGCTGATGCCTCTGGCCATGTTGACACCACTGATCCCACCAATGCCACCCCCCTCAGAGTTGGGTCACATCCACACCCAGGCTCAGGCCCATGATGCCAGTCTGCCCTGGGTGGGGCTGCACAAGAGAAAGGGCTTGAAGGTGAAGAAGAGCATGTCAACGCAAGCTCCCCTATGA